A section of the Candidatus Binatia bacterium genome encodes:
- a CDS encoding resistance-nodulation-cell division efflux membrane fusion protein has protein sequence MTDTSANPAERMHEDLSALRLPRDDAWDPPHRRRRWPWVAAMLVSVLAVLVWWQVGKSVEVVVAPVSRVTAAEVGPMPILSGSGYIVTGERYVSIGVRVPGRIERYFVEEGQSVRKGDPLVQLDDRDYRAQVTRAKAQLAVAKAQLELAEADLRRVRALHEQRVASQQELDVQESRARVARAAVQQAEADLQQARVNLDYTILRAPTDGVILAKTKEVGEIAVPGGFAGSGDLIRMANLSDIRAQVDVNEADLNRVFMGQKAVVTPDAYPDAKYEAEVVKFYPQVDRSKGTLRIEVRLSAPDEKLLPDMSARVTFLSQSQPADAKDPMVFVPSAAVRRNERGEAFVWVVNEARVHARPVRLGATVAGRVQVLSGLNGDERVVVSGTALREGQRIRIRQS, from the coding sequence GTGACCGATACGTCAGCAAATCCAGCGGAACGCATGCACGAGGATCTTTCTGCCTTGCGACTTCCGCGCGACGATGCCTGGGATCCACCGCATCGTCGCCGGCGCTGGCCGTGGGTGGCCGCAATGCTCGTCAGTGTTCTGGCCGTTCTCGTTTGGTGGCAAGTGGGCAAGTCTGTAGAGGTCGTGGTTGCACCGGTGTCGCGGGTGACGGCTGCCGAGGTCGGGCCGATGCCGATTCTGTCCGGCTCGGGTTACATCGTCACCGGAGAGCGTTACGTATCTATCGGGGTCCGAGTGCCAGGCCGGATCGAGCGCTACTTCGTGGAAGAAGGGCAAAGCGTGCGCAAGGGTGACCCCCTGGTGCAGTTGGACGATCGCGACTACCGCGCCCAAGTCACCCGCGCAAAAGCCCAGCTCGCGGTCGCGAAAGCGCAGTTGGAATTGGCCGAGGCCGACCTCCGCCGAGTGCGCGCGCTGCACGAGCAACGCGTGGCTTCGCAGCAAGAGCTGGATGTGCAGGAAAGTCGCGCGCGTGTGGCCCGTGCTGCCGTGCAGCAGGCCGAGGCGGATTTGCAGCAGGCGCGGGTGAACTTGGATTACACCATTTTGCGCGCCCCCACCGACGGCGTGATCTTGGCCAAGACGAAGGAAGTCGGCGAGATCGCCGTTCCCGGTGGTTTTGCGGGTTCGGGCGATTTGATTCGCATGGCGAACCTTTCGGACATCCGGGCGCAGGTGGACGTGAACGAGGCGGATTTGAATCGGGTTTTCATGGGGCAGAAAGCTGTGGTGACCCCGGATGCGTATCCGGACGCAAAGTACGAAGCGGAAGTCGTCAAGTTCTATCCCCAGGTGGATCGCTCCAAAGGGACGTTGCGGATCGAGGTGCGACTCTCGGCGCCTGACGAAAAGTTGCTTCCGGACATGAGCGCGCGGGTGACCTTCCTGAGCCAGAGCCAACCGGCGGACGCGAAGGATCCGATGGTTTTCGTGCCGAGCGCCGCAGTGCGGCGCAACGAGCGCGGTGAGGCTTTTGTTTGGGTGGTAAACGAGGCCCGCGTTCATGCTCGGCCGGTGAGGCTTGGAGCCACGGTGGCTGGTCGGGTGCAGGTGCTTTCCGGTCTAAACGGCGACGAGCGAGTGGTGGTCAGCGGCACGGCGCTACGCGAAGGCCAGCGCATCCGCATTCGACAGTCGTGA